In Drosophila yakuba strain Tai18E2 chromosome X, Prin_Dyak_Tai18E2_2.1, whole genome shotgun sequence, a single genomic region encodes these proteins:
- the LOC6524554 gene encoding uncharacterized protein LOC6524554 codes for MPVLKLYTFYTKFFPSAKVRRKELRRRWYLLKFRRKLQPRSELKARTICKSVPSIGNSELLSKHVIGSFRLELQCDSNSKRLEITATLANPVVPPDTDPAPEDEQLYELYICSSQGQLLGKVPFTESDYRRAAHTAIECMNI; via the coding sequence ATGCCAGTTTTGAAACTATATACTTTCTACACCAAGTTCTTTCCATCCGCCAAAGTGCGTCGCAAGGAGTTGAGGCGAAGGTGGTACTTGTTGAAGTTCAGGCGGAAGCTACAACCCCGTAGTGAGCTCAAAGCCAGGACTATCTGCAAATCCGTGCCGTCAATTGGTAATAGCGAACTGCTCTCGAAGCATGTGATCGGTAGCTTTCGATTGGAATTGCAGTGCGATTCGAACTCGAAACGGCTTGAGATCACGGCCACACTGGCGAACCCCGTAGTTCCGCCGGATACGGATCCCGCACCGGAGGATGAGCAGCTCTACGAGCTGTACATCTGCAGTAGCCAGGGCCAATTGCTGGGCAAGGTTCCGTTCACGGAGAGCGACTACCGACGTGCAGCCCACACGGCCATCGAGTGCATGAACATCTAG